The following coding sequences lie in one Pseudomonas monsensis genomic window:
- a CDS encoding YjbF family lipoprotein produces MNILNVGLCLMATSLLCGCNPLMSASLNNLKAAVVGPDEVDVSAAEVAAVNYPQLKLTTPSGSGVLALVREREDLQFWVASGKQVLLLRNGLAVRSIGLGLEGDLDGTRLADDSPFKQGLHHVADGFTTRRWIDLYEGQEVGVIVNSRFSRRSEQTLQILDKEYTVLRVDEQIDAPAIGLRATNRYWVDPRDGFILQSEQQLTSQLRVKVVQLTPDRRHLP; encoded by the coding sequence TTGAACATTTTGAACGTTGGCCTGTGCCTGATGGCGACCTCGTTGCTGTGTGGCTGTAACCCGCTGATGAGCGCTTCGTTGAATAACCTTAAAGCGGCGGTTGTTGGCCCGGATGAAGTCGACGTGTCAGCGGCCGAAGTGGCCGCGGTCAACTACCCGCAGCTGAAACTGACCACGCCGTCCGGCTCCGGGGTGCTGGCGCTGGTGCGCGAGCGCGAAGACCTGCAGTTCTGGGTCGCCTCGGGCAAACAGGTGCTGCTGCTGCGCAATGGCCTCGCCGTGCGCAGCATTGGCCTGGGCCTGGAAGGCGATCTCGATGGCACGCGGCTGGCCGATGACTCGCCGTTCAAACAAGGCCTGCATCACGTCGCCGACGGTTTCACCACACGGCGCTGGATCGACCTCTACGAGGGCCAGGAAGTCGGGGTGATCGTCAACAGCCGCTTCTCGCGCCGATCCGAACAAACCCTGCAGATTCTCGACAAGGAATACACCGTGCTGCGTGTCGATGAGCAGATTGACGCCCCGGCCATCGGCCTGCGCGCGACCAATCGTTACTGGGTCGACCCGCGTGACGGTTTCATCTTGCAGAGCGAGCAGCAACTGACCTCGCAGTTGCGCGTCAAGGTTGTGCAACTGACCCCTGATCGCAGGCACCTGCCGTGA
- a CDS encoding polysaccharide biosynthesis/export family protein, translating into MFSPGQYLSTGGITRQGASESSRVELIPITPKLISMNRATQKRESLPPELLATPAEYRIGNNDVLYITVWDHPELTAPSGAQQQIDANGRLVRSDGTLYYPFIKEVQAAGRTIQQLRSDIEQRLSAFIAEPQVDVAVLRFASQKVVVTGAVAKAGPQAISTNPLSVVEALGSAGIDTNNADLSGLLLTRNGRTYPLNLDSLNQQDSQLQNVYLKGGDQLYLPYNDNKRIYVMGEVNQPRALSFKTATMNLTDVLGSVGGLSQTTSNGNAVYVIRGVENLDVEPAKIYQLEAESPTAMALASHFEVRPQDVVYVGPANVTRWNRLISQLVPSASIVGTGASAAKNWSEYSNNSK; encoded by the coding sequence ATGTTTTCCCCCGGTCAATATCTGAGCACCGGTGGCATTACCCGCCAGGGTGCCAGCGAAAGCAGCCGGGTCGAGCTGATTCCGATCACGCCCAAGCTGATCTCGATGAACCGCGCCACGCAAAAGCGTGAGTCGTTGCCGCCGGAACTGTTGGCGACGCCCGCCGAGTACCGCATCGGCAACAACGATGTCCTGTACATCACGGTGTGGGATCACCCGGAGCTGACGGCCCCGTCCGGCGCGCAACAACAGATCGACGCCAACGGCCGACTGGTGCGCTCCGACGGCACGCTCTACTACCCGTTTATCAAGGAAGTCCAGGCCGCCGGCCGGACCATCCAGCAACTACGTTCGGACATCGAACAACGCTTGTCGGCGTTTATCGCCGAGCCACAAGTGGACGTGGCGGTGTTGCGTTTCGCCAGCCAGAAAGTCGTGGTCACCGGCGCGGTGGCCAAGGCCGGCCCGCAAGCGATTTCCACCAATCCGCTGAGTGTGGTCGAAGCCCTCGGTTCGGCCGGCATCGACACCAACAATGCCGACTTGTCCGGGCTGTTGCTGACGCGCAACGGGCGCACCTATCCGCTCAACCTCGACTCGCTCAATCAGCAGGATTCGCAGTTGCAGAACGTCTACCTCAAGGGCGGCGACCAGTTGTACCTGCCGTATAACGACAACAAGCGCATCTACGTCATGGGTGAAGTCAATCAGCCGCGCGCGCTGAGCTTCAAGACCGCGACCATGAACCTCACCGATGTCCTCGGTTCGGTCGGCGGCTTGAGCCAGACCACCTCCAACGGCAATGCGGTGTATGTCATTCGCGGCGTGGAAAACCTCGATGTCGAGCCGGCGAAGATCTATCAGCTCGAAGCCGAATCGCCGACCGCCATGGCGCTCGCTTCGCACTTCGAAGTGCGTCCCCAGGACGTGGTGTATGTCGGGCCGGCCAACGTGACTCGCTGGAACCGTCTGATCAGCCAGTTGGTGCCGTCGGCATCGATTGTCGGCACTGGCGCTTCCGCTGCGAAGAACTGGAGCGAATACAGTAACAACAGCAAATAA
- the galE gene encoding UDP-glucose 4-epimerase GalE codes for MKILVTGGAGYIGSHTTLALLEAGYEVVVLDNLCNSSEAALHAVESICGKSAWMIRGDVCDRALLERIFREHTIEAVLHFAGLKAVGESVRKPLEYYETNVSGSINLCQAMAAAGVFRLVFSSSATVYGEPEQMPIREDFPTGNPTNPYGQSKLIVENVLRDLSQAEPRWSIALLRYFNPIGAHASGHMGEDPNGIPNNLVPYISQVAVGSLQELSIFGNDYPTVDGTGVRDYIHVVDLADGHLKALQSIAERTGIHTWNLGTGDGYSVLQVLHAFEQACGQPVPYRMMPRRSGDIAESWADASKAAKELGWKATRNLQDMVTDTWRWQSNHPRGYLE; via the coding sequence ATGAAGATTCTGGTAACGGGTGGTGCCGGTTATATCGGCTCGCACACCACACTTGCGCTGCTTGAAGCAGGTTATGAAGTTGTCGTACTGGATAACCTTTGCAACAGCAGCGAAGCCGCGTTGCACGCCGTTGAAAGCATTTGCGGCAAGAGTGCCTGGATGATCCGCGGCGATGTCTGCGACCGGGCACTGCTCGAGCGGATTTTCCGCGAGCACACCATCGAAGCCGTCCTGCATTTCGCCGGGCTCAAGGCCGTGGGCGAGAGCGTGCGCAAGCCGCTCGAATACTACGAGACCAACGTCAGCGGCAGCATCAACCTGTGCCAGGCGATGGCGGCGGCGGGGGTGTTTCGCCTAGTGTTCAGCTCTTCGGCGACGGTGTATGGCGAGCCTGAGCAGATGCCGATCCGTGAGGATTTCCCCACCGGCAACCCGACCAATCCCTACGGCCAGTCCAAGCTGATCGTCGAGAACGTGCTGCGTGACCTGAGTCAGGCCGAGCCGCGCTGGAGCATCGCCTTGCTGCGCTACTTCAACCCGATCGGCGCCCACGCCAGCGGGCACATGGGCGAAGACCCCAACGGCATCCCGAATAATTTGGTGCCTTATATCAGCCAGGTGGCGGTCGGCAGCCTTCAGGAGTTGTCGATCTTCGGTAACGATTACCCGACAGTGGATGGCACCGGCGTGCGTGACTACATCCACGTGGTCGATTTGGCGGACGGGCACTTGAAGGCTTTGCAGTCCATCGCCGAACGCACCGGCATTCATACCTGGAACCTCGGCACGGGCGATGGCTACAGCGTGCTGCAAGTGCTCCACGCGTTCGAACAGGCCTGCGGGCAACCGGTGCCGTATCGCATGATGCCGCGCCGTTCCGGGGATATCGCCGAGAGTTGGGCCGATGCCTCCAAGGCCGCCAAAGAGTTGGGCTGGAAAGCCACGCGCAACTTGCAGGACATGGTCACCGACACCTGGCGCTGGCAATCGAACCATCCTCGCGGTTATCTCGAATGA
- a CDS encoding winged helix-turn-helix domain-containing protein, which produces MMLSGNLATSSPRPTNDEPGVLTLGRTRGVAEHFKALVARHVRPDMALDANAYTSSYKQYEHLGSYRAIFLVIDSPQALEDNLALVENLRSDNLKPIICAVITGRGAFNKIKYYLAGADFCIKLNTLSDDSAELLGEFFNSEEWQRDIDLTLDPTRICLLSTSKKLDISFAEMKILEAFAQTSNHILSHDEIANIMGLNSNFYDPRALEKSISRLRGKIKDMYGTNAIQSIRGYGYRLTRGLISTA; this is translated from the coding sequence ATGATGCTCTCAGGGAACTTGGCGACTAGTAGTCCGCGCCCGACAAACGACGAACCCGGTGTTCTCACTCTGGGTCGAACCCGTGGCGTGGCTGAACATTTTAAAGCACTGGTCGCCCGGCACGTGCGCCCTGATATGGCACTGGATGCCAACGCCTACACTAGTTCATATAAGCAGTATGAACATCTCGGTTCCTATCGCGCCATCTTCCTTGTTATCGACAGCCCACAGGCGCTGGAAGACAATCTTGCGCTGGTGGAAAACCTGCGTAGCGATAACTTGAAACCGATCATTTGCGCGGTCATTACCGGGCGCGGCGCTTTCAACAAGATCAAGTATTATCTGGCTGGCGCGGACTTTTGTATCAAGCTCAATACCCTTTCCGATGATAGCGCCGAGCTGCTTGGCGAATTCTTCAACAGTGAAGAATGGCAACGCGATATTGACCTGACGCTTGACCCGACACGTATCTGCCTGTTGAGCACCAGCAAGAAACTCGACATCTCGTTTGCCGAGATGAAGATCCTGGAAGCCTTTGCGCAAACCAGTAATCACATTCTGAGCCATGATGAAATCGCCAATATCATGGGCCTCAACAGCAATTTCTACGACCCTCGCGCACTGGAGAAATCCATAAGCCGCTTGCGTGGAAAAATCAAGGACATGTATGGTACAAACGCGATTCAGAGCATCCGCGGCTACGGCTATCGCCTGACGCGGGGTCTGATATCGACTGCCTGA
- the galU gene encoding UTP--glucose-1-phosphate uridylyltransferase GalU has protein sequence MIRKCLFPAAGYGTRFLPATKAMPKEMLPIVNKPLIEYAVEEARDAGLQHMAIVTGRGKRALEDHFDISYELEHQIRGTEKEKFLAGTRELIDTCTFSYTRQVEMKGLGHAILSGRPLIGDEPFAVVLADDLCLNLEGDGVLSQMIQLYKKFRCSIVAIQEVPADQTHKYGVIAGELMSDGIYRVNNMVEKPAPQDAPSNLAIIGRYILTPDIFDLIADTQPGKGGEIQITDALMKQAQNGCVLAYKFKGLRFDCGDAEGYLQATNFCYENVYLKGR, from the coding sequence ATGATTCGTAAATGTTTGTTTCCCGCTGCCGGCTATGGCACGCGTTTCTTGCCGGCCACCAAAGCCATGCCGAAAGAGATGTTGCCGATCGTCAACAAGCCGTTGATCGAGTACGCCGTTGAAGAAGCACGGGACGCCGGCCTGCAACACATGGCCATCGTCACCGGCCGGGGCAAGCGTGCGCTGGAAGACCATTTCGACATCAGCTACGAACTCGAACACCAGATCCGCGGCACCGAGAAAGAAAAGTTCCTTGCCGGCACTCGCGAGCTGATCGACACCTGCACCTTCTCCTACACCCGCCAAGTGGAAATGAAAGGCCTCGGCCACGCGATTCTCAGCGGCCGCCCGCTGATCGGCGACGAACCCTTCGCCGTGGTTCTGGCCGATGACTTGTGCCTGAACCTCGAAGGCGACGGCGTGCTCTCGCAGATGATTCAGCTGTACAAGAAATTCCGCTGCTCGATCGTTGCCATCCAGGAAGTACCGGCCGACCAGACCCACAAGTACGGGGTGATCGCCGGCGAGCTGATGTCCGACGGCATCTACCGGGTCAACAACATGGTGGAAAAACCGGCGCCGCAAGACGCCCCGTCGAACCTGGCGATCATCGGCCGCTACATTCTCACGCCGGACATCTTCGACCTGATCGCCGACACCCAGCCGGGCAAGGGCGGTGAGATCCAGATCACTGACGCGCTGATGAAACAGGCGCAGAACGGTTGCGTGCTGGCCTACAAATTCAAAGGTCTGCGCTTTGACTGCGGCGACGCCGAGGGTTATCTGCAGGCGACCAACTTCTGCTACGAAAACGTTTACCTCAAGGGTCGCTGA
- a CDS encoding winged helix-turn-helix domain-containing protein has product METSTTLPRKYFVVVTHSTTSQRELESILSSERFNSFGTSQAQMFVEGVASPSSAPMVMEFTYPSISRKNVARSIEHDTQRILATLESEWLAAQAANPFHSATVINAESGNMPPASEGATPCNETWQLDNDQGALIKEGVEISLTGLETALVRKMLNHEERVVSREELILSIGREPEQYRGLEMCLSRLQDKFKSASNGERLFRAVRNRGYCLIQEIVA; this is encoded by the coding sequence ATGGAAACTAGTACAACCCTCCCAAGGAAATATTTTGTTGTCGTGACTCACAGTACAACGTCGCAGCGCGAACTGGAGAGCATCTTGTCCAGTGAGCGTTTCAACTCGTTCGGCACGTCTCAGGCACAAATGTTTGTTGAAGGTGTTGCTTCGCCCTCTTCCGCCCCAATGGTGATGGAGTTCACATATCCAAGCATCAGTCGTAAAAACGTCGCTCGCAGTATCGAGCATGATACCCAGCGCATATTAGCCACGCTTGAATCGGAATGGCTGGCCGCACAAGCGGCGAATCCTTTTCACAGTGCTACGGTCATAAACGCTGAAAGCGGCAACATGCCGCCGGCTTCCGAAGGCGCCACGCCTTGCAACGAAACCTGGCAACTCGACAATGATCAGGGTGCATTGATCAAAGAAGGCGTCGAGATCAGCCTGACCGGCCTGGAAACAGCATTGGTCAGGAAAATGCTCAACCATGAAGAGCGTGTGGTCAGCCGTGAAGAACTGATCCTCAGCATCGGTCGAGAGCCGGAGCAATACCGCGGCCTGGAAATGTGCCTGAGTCGTTTGCAAGACAAGTTCAAAAGCGCCAGTAACGGCGAACGATTGTTTCGTGCCGTACGAAATCGCGGTTATTGCCTGATCCAGGAAATCGTCGCGTAA
- a CDS encoding undecaprenyl-diphosphate phosphatase, with protein MDFWTLFQVLILGAVEGLTEFLPISSTGHQIIVADLLEFGGERAMAFNIIIQLGAILAVVWEFRPKIFEIVKGLPTQRNAQRFTLNVLIAFLPAVVLGVLFADAIHEYLFNPITVAVALVVGGIIMLWAEQRSHVISVEHVDDMRWSHALKVGFVQCLAMIPGTSRSGSTIIGGLLFGLSRKAATEFSFFLAMPTMVGAAVYSGYKYRDLFQPNDLPVFALGFVTAFIFAMIAVRGLLKFIANHSYAAFAWYRIAFGLLILATWLFGWVNWTAAAAA; from the coding sequence ATGGATTTCTGGACCCTTTTCCAGGTGTTGATATTAGGTGCCGTAGAAGGCCTGACCGAGTTCCTGCCGATCTCGAGTACAGGCCACCAGATCATCGTTGCCGACTTGCTGGAGTTCGGCGGCGAACGCGCCATGGCGTTCAACATCATTATTCAACTGGGGGCCATTCTTGCCGTTGTCTGGGAGTTCCGACCCAAGATCTTCGAAATCGTCAAAGGCCTGCCCACCCAACGTAATGCCCAACGCTTCACCCTCAACGTGCTGATTGCCTTTCTACCCGCCGTGGTCTTGGGCGTGTTATTCGCCGATGCAATCCACGAATACCTGTTCAACCCGATCACCGTCGCCGTGGCACTGGTCGTTGGCGGTATCATCATGCTGTGGGCCGAACAGCGCAGCCATGTGATCAGCGTCGAACACGTCGACGACATGCGCTGGTCTCACGCACTGAAAGTCGGTTTCGTACAATGCCTGGCGATGATTCCCGGCACCTCACGCTCCGGCTCGACCATCATCGGCGGCTTACTGTTCGGCCTGTCGCGCAAAGCCGCCACCGAGTTCTCGTTCTTCCTCGCCATGCCGACCATGGTCGGCGCCGCCGTGTACTCCGGCTACAAATACCGCGACCTGTTCCAGCCCAACGACCTGCCAGTCTTCGCCCTCGGCTTCGTCACCGCGTTCATCTTCGCGATGATCGCCGTACGCGGTTTGCTCAAGTTTATTGCCAACCACAGCTACGCCGCGTTCGCCTGGTACCGGATCGCGTTTGGTTTGTTGATTCTGGCAACGTGGCTGTTTGGCTGGGTCAACTGGACCGCCGCAGCGGCCGCCTGA
- a CDS encoding capsule biosynthesis GfcC family protein, with product MRLKLLSAGLMLVASVSQAAVTVTGDVANPGPVELPPGGRLLDVIGEAVPNAEGYWLAGGLLRQSLIEEQTRLKVGVLFDLDVLQRMATLFDRPSRVALARRLAEDVRQMPVTGRQIADLDPVALEVGFARNIRLDDGDRLVYPKRVDEVQVLGAVAEPCHLPYQPLQEAREYLQGCAILDDAEADYLWLIQPNGVSRRVGIAHWNRESGQFPVAGSKILVPVKNDDLDPPLPELNQQLAEFIATQLAEVVR from the coding sequence ATGCGCCTGAAATTGTTATCGGCCGGCCTGATGCTGGTCGCCAGTGTGAGTCAGGCGGCCGTCACGGTGACGGGCGATGTCGCCAATCCCGGACCGGTCGAGTTGCCACCGGGCGGGCGCTTGCTCGATGTGATCGGTGAAGCGGTGCCGAATGCCGAAGGCTATTGGCTGGCGGGCGGGTTGCTGCGGCAGTCGTTGATTGAGGAGCAGACACGGCTGAAGGTTGGCGTGCTGTTTGACCTCGACGTGCTGCAGCGCATGGCGACGTTGTTTGATCGACCGAGTCGTGTGGCGCTAGCCCGGCGTCTGGCCGAAGACGTGCGGCAGATGCCGGTAACGGGCCGGCAGATTGCCGACCTCGATCCGGTGGCGCTGGAGGTTGGTTTCGCGCGCAACATTCGTCTCGATGACGGCGATCGTCTGGTTTATCCGAAACGTGTCGATGAAGTGCAAGTGCTGGGCGCAGTCGCCGAGCCGTGCCACTTGCCGTATCAGCCGTTGCAGGAGGCGCGTGAATACCTGCAAGGCTGCGCGATTCTCGACGATGCCGAAGCCGATTACCTGTGGCTGATCCAGCCCAATGGCGTGTCGCGGCGTGTCGGCATCGCGCACTGGAATCGCGAGTCCGGGCAATTCCCGGTGGCCGGCAGCAAGATTCTGGTGCCGGTGAAAAATGATGATCTGGATCCGCCTCTTCCTGAACTGAATCAGCAGTTGGCCGAGTTCATTGCCACGCAGTTGGCCGAGGTGGTTCGTTGA
- a CDS encoding YjbH domain-containing protein, whose product MKLCFAAVLLLPCGLVHAEPRITQNDFGGTGLLQTPTARMAPAGELSVNANRTEPYSRYSVSLQPLDWLEGSFRYTAITNRPYGSEALSGSQSYKDKAVDVKVRLWQESHWLPDVALGFRDIGGTGLFSSEFFVANKRYDNFDFSAGIAWGYLGNRGDMDNPLGYVSDRFDTRPALEGTGDVNSGSYFRGRPSFFGGVSYQTPWDRLSLKLEFEGNDYKHEPKDNEIKQDSPINLGAVFKVTDSVDVSAAWERGNTAMFGVTFHTNFVSRKAPAKTYDPTPEPLPAKAPTTAPDQVDWANVSQRLQQNAGYKVERIAQRDSELIVYGEQQRYFHSSKAVGRASRVLDNSVNDDINWFTVVNKRYDLPLEETSVPRQTFREVINNEEPLESLHRTTEINPAMPHNEKTLYTEAPQHFSYGVGLGFKQNVGGPDGLLYQLSADADAEYRFNRNTWWSGLLSANLANNFDKFTYDAPSGLPRVRTDLRQYLTTSNTTMPLFQVSHAEQLDKDLYGMVYGGYLESMFAGVGGEVLFRPTGERWSVGADLNWVRQRDFDQGFALRDYSVVTGHVTAYTDLPFDTLAAVSVGRYLAGDWGGTLDISREFFNGVRFGAWATITTAGSAEYGEGSFDKGIYLSIPFDEMMSMSTMRRANLVWAPLTRDGGARLNRGYQLHSMTDSREGDMFYRNFEKITE is encoded by the coding sequence TTGAAGTTATGTTTTGCAGCTGTTTTGTTATTGCCTTGTGGTCTGGTGCATGCCGAACCGCGCATTACTCAGAACGACTTCGGCGGCACCGGTCTGTTGCAGACGCCGACCGCGCGCATGGCCCCGGCCGGCGAGTTGAGCGTCAACGCCAACCGCACCGAACCGTACAGCCGCTACAGCGTTTCGCTGCAGCCGCTGGACTGGCTCGAGGGCTCTTTCCGCTACACCGCGATCACCAACCGGCCGTACGGCTCGGAGGCCCTGAGCGGTAGTCAAAGCTATAAGGACAAGGCGGTCGACGTCAAAGTCCGGCTGTGGCAGGAGAGTCACTGGCTGCCCGACGTGGCGCTGGGCTTCCGAGACATCGGCGGTACCGGTTTGTTTTCCAGTGAATTTTTCGTCGCCAACAAGCGCTACGACAATTTCGATTTCAGCGCCGGGATTGCCTGGGGATACCTCGGTAATCGCGGCGACATGGACAACCCGTTGGGCTACGTCAGTGATCGCTTCGATACCCGTCCGGCCCTCGAAGGCACCGGTGACGTTAACTCGGGTTCGTACTTTCGCGGCCGGCCGTCGTTCTTCGGCGGCGTGAGCTATCAGACGCCGTGGGATCGTCTCAGCCTGAAACTCGAATTTGAAGGCAACGACTACAAGCACGAGCCGAAGGACAATGAGATCAAGCAGGACTCGCCGATCAACCTCGGCGCGGTGTTCAAGGTCACCGATTCGGTTGATGTCAGCGCGGCGTGGGAGCGCGGTAATACGGCGATGTTCGGCGTGACTTTCCACACCAACTTCGTCAGCCGCAAGGCGCCAGCCAAGACCTACGATCCGACTCCTGAGCCGCTGCCGGCGAAGGCGCCGACCACGGCACCGGATCAGGTCGACTGGGCCAACGTCTCGCAGCGCCTGCAGCAGAATGCCGGCTATAAAGTCGAGCGTATCGCGCAGCGTGATTCCGAGCTGATCGTGTATGGCGAACAGCAGCGCTACTTCCACTCGTCCAAAGCGGTGGGGCGTGCGAGCCGGGTTCTCGATAACAGCGTCAACGACGACATCAACTGGTTCACCGTGGTCAACAAACGCTACGACCTGCCGCTGGAAGAAACCAGCGTGCCGCGTCAGACCTTTCGCGAAGTGATCAACAACGAAGAGCCACTGGAGTCGCTGCACCGCACCACCGAGATCAACCCGGCCATGCCGCACAACGAGAAAACCCTCTACACCGAAGCGCCGCAGCACTTCAGCTATGGCGTGGGGCTGGGCTTCAAGCAGAACGTCGGCGGCCCGGATGGCTTGCTCTATCAGTTGAGTGCCGATGCTGACGCTGAGTACCGCTTCAATCGCAATACCTGGTGGAGCGGTTTGCTCAGTGCCAACCTGGCCAACAACTTCGACAAATTCACCTATGACGCGCCGAGTGGTTTGCCGCGTGTGCGTACGGATTTGCGTCAGTACCTGACCACGTCCAACACGACCATGCCGTTGTTCCAGGTCAGCCATGCCGAGCAGTTGGATAAAGACCTGTATGGCATGGTTTACGGTGGGTATCTGGAGTCGATGTTCGCCGGGGTCGGCGGGGAAGTGCTGTTCCGTCCGACCGGTGAGCGCTGGTCGGTGGGCGCGGATCTGAACTGGGTGCGCCAACGCGATTTCGATCAAGGTTTTGCCCTGCGTGATTACTCGGTGGTGACCGGGCATGTCACGGCGTATACCGATTTGCCGTTCGATACGCTGGCGGCGGTGAGCGTCGGGCGTTATCTGGCTGGGGACTGGGGCGGCACGCTGGATATCTCGCGAGAGTTTTTCAACGGTGTGCGCTTTGGTGCGTGGGCGACGATCACCACCGCTGGTAGTGCCGAGTATGGCGAGGGTAGTTTCGACAAGGGTATCTACCTGTCGATTCCGTTCGACGAAATGATGAGCATGTCGACCATGCGCCGCGCCAACCTGGTATGGGCACCGCTGACCCGTGACGGCGGCGCGCGGCTCAATCGCGGCTACCAACTGCACTCCATGACCGATAGCCGGGAAGGGGACATGTTTTATCGGAATTTCGAGAAGATCACCGAGTAA
- a CDS encoding undecaprenyl-phosphate glucose phosphotransferase, which produces MDLSLSINRSTGLKGLTFWGQWALAQGFVVTLLFILAEQHTGTVAFYYRMCATLAVLASVPAYTFSGVYRKRDNYLSGLGRLFMGWSMTMAALACIAFVCQADELFSRQVILSWAVYGFLGQALLYAPLHAFSKFYQRTRKSEHKTLIVGTGELALGLAKKLSQLENLPLVGLVSNGDVPALDADAPRVVGAQEELLELIEAHDIRRLYITLPLCEAAKIEAMYVDLLGANVDVVWVPDLNSLTLLNHSVKVVDGLPAIYLNESPLTSRPTAALSKSLVEKAVALLAIIALSPILLIIALAVKINSPGPVFFKQDRHGWNGKVIKVWKFRSMRVHDDRDVKQASRNDSRITAVGRFIRRTSLDELPQLFNVLQGHMALVGPRPHAVAHNHFYSGKILAYMARHRIKPGITGLAQISGCRGETDTLDKMQKRVEIDLQYINSWSLWLDLKILVKTPFTLLSKDIY; this is translated from the coding sequence ATGGATCTTTCTCTTAGTATCAATCGAAGCACGGGCCTCAAGGGACTGACCTTTTGGGGCCAATGGGCGCTGGCACAAGGCTTTGTCGTGACGCTGCTGTTCATCCTCGCGGAACAGCACACCGGGACGGTCGCGTTCTACTACCGAATGTGCGCCACCCTGGCGGTACTGGCGTCGGTGCCGGCTTACACGTTCAGCGGTGTTTATCGCAAACGCGATAACTACCTGAGCGGGTTGGGACGGCTGTTCATGGGGTGGTCGATGACCATGGCAGCGTTGGCGTGTATCGCGTTTGTCTGCCAGGCCGATGAGCTGTTTTCACGGCAGGTGATTCTGAGCTGGGCGGTGTACGGTTTCCTCGGTCAGGCGTTGCTGTATGCGCCATTGCATGCGTTTTCGAAGTTCTATCAGCGCACCCGCAAGAGCGAGCACAAAACCCTGATCGTCGGTACCGGCGAGCTGGCGCTGGGGCTGGCGAAGAAACTCAGCCAACTGGAAAACCTGCCATTGGTTGGCCTGGTCAGCAACGGTGACGTGCCTGCACTGGATGCCGATGCACCGCGCGTCGTCGGTGCCCAGGAGGAGTTGCTGGAGCTGATCGAAGCCCATGACATCCGCCGTTTGTACATCACCCTGCCGCTGTGCGAGGCCGCGAAAATCGAAGCGATGTATGTCGATTTGCTGGGGGCCAACGTCGATGTGGTCTGGGTGCCGGACTTGAACAGTCTGACCCTGCTCAATCACTCGGTGAAAGTCGTGGACGGTCTGCCGGCGATCTATCTGAACGAAAGCCCGCTGACCAGTCGCCCGACCGCTGCGTTGAGCAAAAGCCTGGTGGAAAAAGCCGTGGCCTTGCTGGCGATCATCGCGCTGAGCCCGATCCTGCTGATCATTGCTCTGGCGGTGAAGATCAACTCGCCCGGCCCGGTGTTTTTCAAACAGGATCGGCATGGCTGGAATGGCAAGGTGATCAAGGTCTGGAAATTCCGCTCGATGCGTGTCCACGATGACCGTGACGTGAAGCAGGCCAGCCGTAACGACTCGCGTATTACCGCGGTCGGGCGCTTTATCCGCCGCACGTCGCTGGATGAATTGCCGCAGCTGTTCAACGTGTTGCAGGGGCATATGGCCTTGGTTGGTCCGCGTCCGCATGCGGTTGCGCACAACCACTTCTACTCGGGGAAAATCCTCGCCTACATGGCGCGTCACCGGATTAAACCGGGGATCACCGGGCTGGCGCAGATCAGCGGTTGCCGCGGTGAAACGGACACCCTCGACAAGATGCAGAAGCGCGTGGAGATTGACCTGCAGTACATCAATAGCTGGTCGTTGTGGCTGGACCTGAAGATCCTGGTGAAGACACCGTTTACGTTGTTGTCGAAGGATATTTACTGA